From the Arthrobacter sp. PM3 genome, one window contains:
- a CDS encoding ABC transporter permease, giving the protein MSLSDTATPPAGNPAGNPGGAPSGPAAGAPVRNSSPSAVTKELIAKAAATRRRISSKVKIRTGIICTLLVAIPILLANVLPLPDPNHQDLAQRLLPPLTDGHLFGTDQLGRDLLSRVLHGGQVSLTIGVLAVVVSGVLGVIAGAAAGYFGGKLDTVVSRLIEAQMSLPLLMMLLLVVALFGPSIPVITFVIAIAQWPEVARLTRSMVLVEREKPYVSAARILGLHRVQILIQHIIPNVIKQATLVVLLLLAQAVLLESALSFLGAGPQRPFATWGRIISDGQDYITTAWWLVTLPGLVIVLMVVGVNLLGDGLRDRPRRKKKGA; this is encoded by the coding sequence ATGAGCCTCAGCGACACCGCAACGCCTCCGGCAGGAAACCCGGCAGGCAACCCGGGAGGCGCCCCCTCGGGCCCCGCCGCCGGGGCACCCGTCCGGAACTCCTCCCCCAGCGCCGTCACCAAGGAACTCATCGCCAAGGCCGCGGCCACCCGACGCCGGATCTCCTCCAAGGTGAAAATCCGCACCGGCATCATCTGCACCCTGCTGGTGGCCATCCCCATCCTGCTGGCCAATGTCCTGCCGCTGCCCGACCCCAACCACCAGGACCTCGCGCAGCGGCTGCTCCCGCCCCTGACGGATGGACACCTGTTCGGCACGGACCAGCTGGGCCGCGACCTCCTCTCCCGGGTCCTGCACGGCGGCCAGGTCTCACTGACCATCGGCGTCCTCGCCGTGGTGGTCTCCGGCGTCCTCGGCGTCATCGCCGGCGCGGCCGCCGGCTACTTCGGCGGCAAGCTGGACACGGTGGTTTCGCGCCTGATCGAGGCGCAGATGTCCCTGCCGCTGCTGATGATGCTGCTGCTGGTCGTGGCGCTCTTCGGCCCGTCCATCCCCGTCATCACGTTCGTGATCGCGATCGCCCAATGGCCGGAAGTGGCCCGCCTGACCCGGTCCATGGTGCTCGTGGAACGCGAAAAACCCTACGTATCGGCCGCCCGGATCCTGGGCCTGCACCGCGTGCAGATCCTGATCCAGCACATCATCCCCAACGTCATCAAGCAGGCCACGCTGGTGGTCCTGCTCCTCCTGGCCCAGGCCGTGCTGCTGGAAAGCGCGCTCAGCTTCCTCGGCGCCGGCCCGCAACGCCCGTTCGCCACCTGGGGCCGCATCATCTCCGACGGCCAGGACTACATCACCACCGCCTGGTGGCTGGTGACGCTGCCCGGCCTGGTGATCGTGCTCATGGTGGTGGGCGTGAACCTGCTGGGCGACGGCCTCCGCGACCGTCCCCGCCGCAAGAAGAAGGGTGCCTGA
- a CDS encoding ABC transporter permease, translated as MTTYILKRLGQGLLTVFLTVSTVFILIRLAPGDPAVAYAGPLATTEELAKVRQQFGLDLPLIEQYWIFLQQLFTGNLGISYSFQAPAIQVVLERMPYTLTLATASILLTAVVAIPLGVWMSRRPDTKKEFGVNVLTIAGQSMPDFWTGIMLLTFFAVLIPIFPASGFATWGALVLPTVTIAILQIALISRMVRREMTNNFAAPYLTVARSRGVRNSLLTWRYAMGNSAIPVFTALGTRFAAMLNGVVVVEVVFAWPGVGSLVVRALETRDYPLIVATVLVTALLAVGVQLIIDLAYPLLDPRVRLGKAATA; from the coding sequence ATGACGACATACATCCTCAAGAGGCTCGGACAGGGCCTGCTGACCGTGTTCCTCACGGTCTCCACCGTGTTCATCCTGATCCGGCTGGCCCCGGGCGACCCCGCCGTGGCCTATGCCGGACCGCTCGCCACCACCGAAGAGCTGGCCAAGGTCCGCCAGCAGTTCGGCCTGGACCTGCCCCTGATTGAGCAGTACTGGATCTTCCTGCAGCAACTGTTCACCGGCAACCTCGGCATCTCGTACTCCTTCCAGGCCCCGGCCATTCAGGTGGTCCTGGAGCGGATGCCGTATACGCTGACCCTGGCCACGGCCTCGATCCTGCTCACCGCGGTGGTCGCGATCCCGCTGGGCGTCTGGATGTCCCGCCGCCCGGACACCAAGAAGGAATTCGGCGTCAACGTCCTCACCATCGCCGGACAGTCCATGCCGGACTTCTGGACCGGCATCATGCTGCTCACCTTCTTCGCAGTCCTGATCCCGATTTTCCCGGCCTCCGGCTTCGCCACGTGGGGCGCCCTGGTCCTGCCGACCGTCACCATCGCCATCCTGCAGATCGCCCTGATCTCCCGGATGGTCCGGCGCGAAATGACCAACAACTTCGCCGCCCCCTACCTGACCGTGGCCCGGTCCCGCGGCGTCCGGAATTCCCTGCTGACCTGGCGTTACGCCATGGGCAACTCGGCCATTCCGGTCTTCACGGCGCTCGGCACCCGCTTCGCGGCCATGCTCAACGGCGTGGTGGTGGTGGAGGTCGTCTTCGCGTGGCCCGGCGTCGGCTCCCTCGTTGTCCGGGCGCTGGAGACCCGCGACTACCCGCTGATCGTGGCCACCGTCCTAGTCACCGCACTGCTGGCGGTTGGAGTCCAGCTGATCATCGACCTCGCCTACCCGCTTCTTGATCCCCGCGTTCGTCTTGGAAAGGCGGCCACAGCATGA
- a CDS encoding ABC transporter substrate-binding protein, whose product MTVLPQGPEISRRRLLQFGGLAGLLLGTGTVAGCAGPTGLPGPSTLTLALNRSLVSLDNKLNQFDAAVTVQRAVRQGLTAIGPETKPVMVLAESFVMTSPTVWTVRLRQGIKYSDGTPLKIEDVATALKMYQQVQGSFVAGFFPEFPTVVPLDDRTFRMESKKPIPILDSLMSMILISPAAKNKPAELQEGVGTGPYVVTKFNRGAGTYSLKRNENYWGPAPAVDNVEVRFLPEESSRVIALRSGEVDVIDSITPDSREQLAGLPGVVLKEASSLRLNQIFYNFRKPAGHPLADVRVREALSWAIDGEALVKDVLVNSVSQAEGVTPSSLTGFAKTGTYTYDPGKAKAKLKELGVTDLTLKIIWETGEFASDTSVMEALVEMFGNIGVKAQLQQFEPGGNILAWRQGKEGDWDLLGNGFSSPTGLAITMMQGMYAGTAEKEKTRDTYQGYVKPDVQAKIQAAATEVDPVRRQQLLAVAQQAIWDTWPCAWAFVPKSVLAHRNRVDGLALAPTNSYPLADVRLEA is encoded by the coding sequence ATGACCGTTCTTCCTCAAGGACCCGAGATTTCCCGGCGCCGCCTGCTGCAATTTGGCGGACTGGCCGGACTTCTCCTGGGCACAGGCACCGTCGCAGGATGTGCCGGCCCCACCGGCCTGCCGGGACCCAGCACCCTGACCCTGGCGCTCAACCGGTCCCTGGTCAGCCTGGACAACAAACTTAACCAGTTCGACGCCGCCGTCACGGTCCAGCGCGCCGTCCGCCAGGGCCTCACGGCCATCGGCCCCGAGACCAAGCCCGTCATGGTCCTGGCCGAAAGCTTCGTCATGACCTCCCCCACGGTATGGACCGTCCGGCTCCGCCAAGGCATCAAGTACTCCGACGGCACGCCCCTGAAGATCGAGGACGTCGCCACGGCACTCAAGATGTACCAGCAGGTCCAGGGCTCGTTCGTGGCCGGCTTCTTCCCCGAGTTCCCCACCGTGGTGCCCCTGGATGACCGCACCTTCCGGATGGAATCGAAGAAGCCCATCCCCATCCTGGATTCGCTCATGAGCATGATCCTGATCAGCCCGGCGGCCAAGAACAAGCCGGCCGAGCTGCAGGAGGGCGTGGGCACCGGCCCGTACGTCGTTACCAAGTTCAACCGCGGCGCCGGCACTTACAGCCTCAAGCGCAATGAGAACTACTGGGGCCCGGCCCCCGCGGTGGACAACGTCGAGGTCCGGTTCCTGCCGGAGGAATCCAGCCGCGTCATTGCACTGCGCAGCGGCGAGGTGGATGTCATCGACTCCATCACGCCCGACTCGCGCGAACAGCTCGCCGGACTTCCCGGCGTCGTGCTTAAAGAGGCGTCCAGCCTGCGGCTGAACCAGATCTTCTATAACTTCCGCAAGCCGGCCGGGCACCCGCTCGCCGACGTCCGGGTCCGTGAGGCGCTCAGCTGGGCGATCGACGGCGAGGCGCTGGTCAAGGACGTGCTGGTGAACTCCGTCAGCCAGGCCGAGGGCGTCACACCGTCCAGCCTGACCGGCTTCGCGAAGACCGGCACGTACACCTACGATCCCGGGAAGGCCAAGGCCAAGCTCAAGGAGCTGGGCGTCACGGACCTGACCCTGAAGATCATCTGGGAAACCGGCGAATTCGCGTCCGACACCTCCGTCATGGAGGCGCTGGTGGAGATGTTCGGCAACATCGGCGTCAAAGCCCAGCTCCAGCAGTTCGAACCCGGCGGCAACATCCTGGCCTGGCGCCAGGGCAAGGAAGGAGACTGGGACCTGCTGGGCAACGGCTTCAGCAGCCCCACGGGCCTGGCCATCACCATGATGCAGGGCATGTACGCCGGCACCGCGGAGAAGGAAAAGACCCGCGACACCTACCAGGGCTACGTCAAGCCCGACGTGCAGGCCAAGATCCAGGCCGCCGCCACCGAGGTGGACCCCGTGCGCCGGCAGCAGCTGCTCGCCGTGGCGCAGCAGGCCATCTGGGACACCTGGCCGTGCGCCTGGGCGTTCGTGCCCAAGTCCGTGCTGGCCCACCGGAACCGTGTGGACGGCTTGGCGCTGGCCCCCACCAACTCCTACCCGCTCGCCGACGTCCGGCTGGAGGCCTAG
- the pdxA gene encoding 4-hydroxythreonine-4-phosphate dehydrogenase PdxA: MATVLIQADDFSGAAEVGECFARQGFDARILLEASSGTSEVIVVDTHSRAAAAEVAAAAVARVFSGPAAAGASVLFKKIDSLWRGNVGAELAALADRGFHVLVAGALPQLRRTVVDGRPYADGVPLADAGLWKAEATEPPARVTDVLGSAVRPLDLAAVRSPDLAERLMHLFSSDGAVTVVADGETGADLEAVVAALGELDFAAGGRRIVLVGTGGLADMLAQTLRLAAPDAAPATARNAQIAAEDSGTPDVTDHDAARPVLAVVGSASDAARRQLRELQSGGFTLVGLSPAELREPGTGPALGVVRELTAAGEPVALTVVAETVDPRDAAAIVRNLTDFVAGALQPEPGPENTSSGVVLPDLILTGGETAREVLDRIGVRALEPLGAPQHGAVVSLADDGRLVGTKPGSFGDDRALLQLFHSIQSRRAGEPAGSAPREPLDPSEKSGEAMNSALTPTKQDTRPYIAVTMGDGAGVGPEVTVGALLAENAYRDCRPVVIGDVYRLELGAKALGVTADIVEIQDVAEAVFEPGRINVIDPKLLPHDLAWGVESAEAGNAAYHYIRIACELGMKGDVQGICTAPLNKAALHKAGHIYPGHTELLAHFMGIEEVSMMLSTPKVKVIHVTTHIGLIDAINKIEPGLVERTVRRGHSAMQRAGIENPKIGVCAINPHAGENGLFGYGEEAEKITPAIEKLQADGIDARGPLPADTAFFLAGRGDYDLIVAMYHDQGHGPVKVLGIEAGVNITVGLPVIRTSVDHGTAFDIAGKGIVEVGSMIEALRQAAEMSPSPVLQG; the protein is encoded by the coding sequence GTGGCAACAGTGCTCATACAGGCCGACGACTTTTCCGGCGCAGCTGAAGTGGGGGAGTGTTTTGCCCGGCAGGGGTTCGATGCGCGGATCCTGCTGGAGGCTTCTTCCGGGACTTCCGAGGTGATCGTCGTGGACACCCACTCGCGTGCTGCCGCAGCGGAAGTTGCCGCGGCCGCCGTGGCCCGGGTCTTTTCCGGACCGGCCGCGGCCGGCGCTTCCGTGCTGTTCAAGAAGATCGACTCGCTGTGGCGGGGGAACGTGGGCGCCGAACTGGCGGCCCTGGCGGATCGTGGTTTCCATGTGCTGGTGGCCGGTGCGCTCCCGCAGTTGCGGCGGACCGTGGTGGACGGACGTCCCTATGCCGACGGCGTGCCGCTGGCAGACGCCGGACTCTGGAAGGCGGAGGCAACTGAGCCGCCCGCCCGGGTGACTGATGTCTTGGGGTCTGCCGTGCGGCCGTTGGATCTGGCCGCGGTCCGGTCCCCGGACCTGGCTGAACGGCTCATGCATTTGTTCTCGTCTGATGGCGCCGTGACCGTAGTGGCCGACGGCGAAACCGGGGCCGACCTCGAGGCCGTCGTCGCGGCCCTTGGAGAGTTGGACTTCGCCGCCGGAGGCCGCAGGATCGTCCTCGTGGGCACGGGCGGCCTTGCCGACATGCTCGCGCAGACTCTGCGGCTGGCAGCGCCCGACGCGGCACCGGCGACTGCGCGAAACGCGCAGATTGCCGCAGAGGACTCCGGCACCCCGGACGTGACTGACCATGACGCCGCGCGGCCGGTGCTCGCCGTCGTCGGCTCCGCGTCCGACGCCGCCCGCCGGCAACTGCGGGAGCTGCAGTCCGGGGGTTTCACTCTCGTCGGGCTGAGCCCGGCGGAACTCCGTGAGCCCGGGACGGGCCCGGCGCTCGGCGTCGTCCGCGAACTCACGGCCGCCGGTGAACCCGTGGCGCTGACCGTCGTCGCCGAGACGGTGGATCCGCGCGACGCCGCTGCGATCGTCCGCAACCTGACGGACTTCGTGGCCGGCGCCCTCCAACCCGAGCCGGGCCCCGAAAACACAAGCTCCGGCGTCGTCCTTCCCGACCTCATCCTGACCGGCGGCGAGACCGCCCGCGAGGTCCTGGACCGCATTGGCGTCCGGGCGCTGGAGCCGCTCGGCGCCCCACAGCACGGCGCGGTGGTCAGCCTCGCCGACGACGGCCGACTGGTCGGCACCAAACCCGGCAGCTTCGGCGACGACCGCGCCCTGCTGCAGCTCTTTCACTCCATCCAAAGCCGCCGCGCCGGTGAACCGGCCGGCAGCGCACCCCGCGAACCACTCGACCCTTCCGAAAAATCTGGAGAAGCAATGAATTCAGCGTTGACCCCGACCAAGCAGGACACCCGACCCTACATTGCGGTCACCATGGGCGACGGCGCCGGCGTCGGGCCCGAAGTGACGGTGGGCGCGCTGCTGGCCGAGAACGCCTACCGGGACTGCCGCCCGGTGGTGATCGGCGACGTGTACCGGCTGGAACTTGGGGCGAAGGCGCTGGGCGTCACCGCGGACATCGTGGAGATCCAGGACGTGGCCGAGGCCGTGTTCGAGCCCGGCCGCATCAACGTGATCGACCCGAAGCTCCTGCCGCACGACCTCGCCTGGGGCGTGGAGTCCGCCGAGGCCGGCAACGCCGCGTACCACTACATCCGGATCGCCTGCGAGCTCGGGATGAAGGGCGATGTCCAGGGCATCTGCACCGCGCCGCTGAACAAAGCCGCCCTGCACAAGGCCGGGCACATTTACCCCGGCCACACGGAACTGCTGGCGCACTTCATGGGCATTGAGGAAGTGTCCATGATGCTCTCCACGCCCAAGGTCAAGGTCATTCACGTCACCACGCACATCGGCCTGATCGACGCGATCAACAAGATCGAGCCCGGCCTGGTGGAACGCACGGTCCGGCGCGGGCACAGCGCCATGCAGCGCGCCGGCATCGAGAACCCCAAGATCGGCGTCTGCGCCATCAACCCGCACGCGGGGGAGAACGGCCTGTTCGGCTACGGCGAGGAAGCGGAGAAGATCACCCCGGCCATCGAGAAGCTGCAGGCCGACGGCATCGACGCCCGGGGCCCGCTCCCGGCCGACACCGCCTTCTTCCTGGCCGGCCGCGGCGACTACGACCTCATCGTCGCGATGTACCACGACCAGGGCCACGGCCCGGTGAAGGTCCTGGGCATCGAGGCCGGCGTCAACATCACGGTGGGCCTGCCGGTAATCCGCACCTCGGTGGACCACGGCACGGCCTTCGACATCGCGGGCAAGGGCATCGTGGAGGTGGGCAGCATGATCGAGGCCCTCCGCCAAGCGGCGGAGATGTCCCCGAGCCCGGTGCTGCAGGGGTAG